One region of Streptomyces rishiriensis genomic DNA includes:
- the rnc gene encoding ribonuclease III, translating into MSDAKADTTAKKKAENTASSHTLLEGRLGYQLESALLVRALTHRSFAYENGGLPTNERLEFLGDSVLGLVVTDTLYRTHPDLPEGQLAKLRAAVVNSRALAEVGRGLDLGSFIRLGRGEEGTGGRDKASILADTLEAVIGAVYLDQGLDAASELVHRLFDPLIEKSSNLGAGLDWKTSLQELTATEGLGVPEYLVTETGPDHEKTFTAAARVGGVSYGTGTGRSKKEAEQQAAESAWRSIRAAADERAKTADAVAAADGSPDPAPAPAPAPDPAPDPESESASA; encoded by the coding sequence ATGTCTGACGCCAAGGCGGACACGACCGCCAAGAAAAAGGCGGAGAACACGGCCTCGTCCCACACGCTTCTGGAAGGGCGGCTCGGCTATCAGCTCGAGTCCGCCCTTCTGGTGCGTGCGCTGACCCACCGTTCCTTCGCATACGAGAACGGCGGCCTGCCGACGAACGAGCGGCTGGAGTTCCTCGGGGACTCCGTGCTCGGCCTCGTCGTCACGGACACGCTGTACCGCACCCACCCCGACCTGCCCGAAGGCCAGCTGGCCAAATTGCGGGCCGCGGTGGTCAACTCGCGTGCGCTGGCGGAGGTCGGCCGTGGCCTCGACCTGGGCTCCTTCATCCGGCTCGGCCGGGGTGAAGAGGGCACGGGCGGCCGGGACAAGGCGTCCATCCTCGCCGACACCCTCGAAGCGGTGATCGGCGCGGTCTATCTCGACCAGGGCCTCGACGCGGCCTCCGAACTGGTGCACCGCCTGTTCGACCCGCTGATCGAGAAGTCCTCGAACCTCGGTGCCGGCCTGGACTGGAAGACCAGTCTCCAGGAGCTCACCGCGACCGAAGGCCTCGGTGTCCCCGAGTACCTGGTCACGGAGACCGGCCCCGATCACGAGAAGACCTTCACTGCTGCTGCCCGCGTCGGAGGCGTCTCGTACGGCACCGGCACCGGCCGCAGCAAGAAGGAGGCGGAGCAGCAGGCCGCCGAGTCCGCATGGCGGTCCATCCGGGCCGCGGCGGACGAGCGTGCCAAGACGGCGGACGCCGTGGCGGCCGCCGACGGCAGCCCGGACCCGGCCCCGGCCCCGGCCCCGGCCCCGGACCCGGCCCCGGACCCGGAGTCCGAGTCCGCCTCCGCCTGA